In Kitasatospora gansuensis, a genomic segment contains:
- a CDS encoding MerR family transcriptional regulator, translating into MTTATFLTPAQAVEESGFSLDTLRYYEKIGLLGDVQRSASGHRRFSAEDLAWLGVLRCLRDTGMPISEMLHFAELVRSGDGTFADRLALLAAHDGQVEEQIATLRKRQQVIRDKIAYYRAALA; encoded by the coding sequence ATGACCACAGCGACATTTCTGACGCCCGCTCAGGCGGTCGAGGAGTCCGGCTTCAGCCTGGACACCCTGCGGTACTACGAGAAGATCGGGCTGCTGGGGGACGTCCAGCGGTCGGCCAGCGGGCACCGGCGGTTCAGCGCGGAGGACCTGGCCTGGCTCGGGGTGCTGCGGTGTCTGCGGGACACCGGGATGCCGATCTCGGAGATGCTGCACTTCGCCGAGCTGGTGCGGTCCGGGGACGGCACCTTCGCCGACCGGCTGGCGCTGCTGGCCGCGCACGACGGCCAGGTGGAGGAGCAGATCGCCACCCTGCGGAAGCGGCAGCAGGTGATCCGGGACAAGATCGCGTACTACCGCGCGGCGCTGGCCTGA
- a CDS encoding Uma2 family endonuclease: MAFYDDALDTGQPEETMSAAAVEQHHPTLLEVADRMSDQLIGHRVEIIGGQITVTPPANRPHSRVLARMNDAMVAAGLQSDQTEVLQAVGVWLPEGPSDYAIPDLAVLDVGPGDDEDDYVAFGCYDPAIFRMVLEVTSSNLSDDLKKKPAAYAGAGIPVYVIVDRKNEKVMVLTDPSDGEYRVHAVHHRGQSFTLPESIGAAVTLSVDGVLGEKD, encoded by the coding sequence ATGGCGTTCTACGATGATGCTCTCGACACCGGCCAGCCGGAGGAAACCATGTCCGCAGCAGCGGTTGAGCAGCACCATCCGACGTTGCTCGAGGTCGCCGACAGGATGTCCGACCAGCTGATCGGTCACCGGGTCGAGATCATCGGGGGCCAGATCACCGTGACGCCACCTGCCAACAGGCCGCACAGTCGAGTGCTCGCCAGGATGAACGACGCAATGGTGGCGGCCGGGCTGCAAAGTGATCAGACCGAAGTGCTGCAGGCTGTCGGCGTATGGCTGCCGGAGGGGCCGTCGGACTACGCCATCCCCGATCTCGCGGTCCTTGACGTCGGTCCCGGTGACGACGAGGACGACTACGTCGCGTTCGGCTGTTACGACCCCGCGATCTTCCGCATGGTGCTCGAGGTGACCTCCAGCAACCTCAGCGACGACCTGAAGAAGAAGCCCGCCGCCTACGCCGGGGCGGGCATCCCCGTCTACGTCATCGTCGACCGCAAGAACGAGAAGGTCATGGTGCTCACCGACCCGTCCGACGGGGAGTACCGCGTGCACGCCGTCCACCACCGGGGCCAGAGCTTCACGTTGCCCGAGTCGATCGGGGCAGCCGTGACGCTGTCGGTGGACGGCGTGCTCGGGGAGAAGGACTAG
- a CDS encoding nitronate monooxygenase: MKLPLIMAAPMAGGGSTPALVAAVNEGGGLGFLPAGYLDAAALAAGIGATRELTDRPFGVNLFVPDAPADPAAVAAYRERLRPEAARYGVELPERIGPDRDDWEAKLELLLADPVPVLSYTFGLPSAAEAAALRAVGSYQVGTVTTPAEAVAATLLGLDALCVQGPEAGGHRGTHRQAAVPDGRPLPELLAAVRAVTALPLIAAGGLTDGAGIAAALGAGASAVQLGTAYLRTDESGADPNHQAALVTHRGGTVVTRAFTGRPARGLRNAFIDRYGPYAPVGYPEVHHLTRPLRAAATRQGDLTAMHLWAGTGHLRARIGPAADLTAELLAQASAAR, translated from the coding sequence GTGAAGCTGCCGCTGATCATGGCCGCGCCGATGGCCGGCGGCGGCTCGACGCCCGCGCTGGTCGCGGCGGTGAACGAGGGCGGCGGGCTCGGCTTCCTGCCCGCGGGCTACCTGGACGCGGCCGCGCTGGCCGCCGGGATCGGCGCGACCAGGGAGCTGACGGACCGTCCGTTCGGGGTGAACCTGTTCGTCCCGGACGCGCCCGCCGATCCGGCGGCGGTCGCCGCCTACCGGGAGCGGCTGCGGCCCGAGGCGGCCCGGTACGGGGTCGAACTGCCCGAGCGGATCGGCCCGGACCGGGACGACTGGGAGGCCAAGCTGGAGCTGCTGCTCGCCGACCCGGTGCCGGTCCTCTCGTACACCTTCGGGCTGCCCTCGGCCGCCGAGGCCGCCGCCCTGCGCGCGGTGGGCAGCTACCAGGTCGGCACCGTCACCACCCCGGCGGAGGCCGTGGCCGCCACGCTGCTCGGGCTGGACGCGCTCTGCGTGCAGGGCCCGGAGGCGGGCGGCCACCGGGGCACCCACCGGCAGGCGGCGGTGCCCGACGGGCGGCCGCTGCCCGAACTGCTCGCCGCCGTACGGGCGGTGACCGCGCTGCCGCTGATCGCGGCCGGCGGGCTGACGGACGGTGCCGGGATCGCCGCCGCGCTGGGCGCGGGCGCGAGCGCGGTCCAGCTCGGCACCGCGTACCTGCGCACCGACGAGTCCGGGGCCGACCCGAACCACCAGGCCGCGCTGGTCACCCACCGGGGCGGCACCGTCGTGACCCGGGCCTTCACCGGCCGCCCGGCCCGGGGGCTGCGCAACGCCTTCATCGACCGGTACGGGCCGTACGCCCCGGTCGGCTACCCCGAGGTGCACCACCTGACCCGGCCGCTGCGGGCCGCCGCCACCCGCCAGGGCGACCTGACGGCGATGCACCTCTGGGCGGGCACCGGCCACCTGCGGGCCAGGATCGGTCCGGCCGCCGACCTGACCGCCGAGCTGCTCGCTCAGGCCAGCGCCGCGCGGTAG
- a CDS encoding response regulator — protein MIRVLLVDDHPVVRRGLRAMVDDLPELTAVGEAADGAEALRVLEGLEQRPDVVLMDLQMGAGMHGVEATRRITALPDPPAVLILTTYSTDADILAAVEAGATGYLLKDAPAEEVAAAVRAAARGETVLAPPVAARLLGRVRAGRPTLSPREAEILQLLALGLANKQISKRLFISEATVKTHLVHIYDKLGVDSRTAAIASGLTSGLIRPA, from the coding sequence GTGATCCGGGTGCTGTTGGTGGACGACCATCCGGTGGTGCGACGGGGGCTGCGGGCGATGGTGGACGACCTGCCGGAGCTGACGGCGGTGGGCGAGGCGGCCGACGGGGCCGAGGCGCTGCGGGTGCTGGAGGGTCTTGAGCAGCGTCCCGACGTGGTGCTGATGGACCTTCAGATGGGCGCCGGGATGCACGGGGTCGAGGCCACCCGCCGGATCACCGCGCTGCCCGACCCGCCCGCCGTGCTGATCCTGACCACCTACAGCACCGACGCCGACATCCTGGCGGCGGTCGAGGCGGGCGCGACGGGCTACCTGCTCAAGGACGCCCCGGCGGAGGAGGTGGCGGCGGCGGTCCGGGCCGCCGCGCGGGGCGAGACGGTGCTGGCGCCGCCGGTCGCGGCCCGGCTGCTGGGGCGGGTGCGGGCCGGGCGGCCGACGCTGTCGCCGCGCGAGGCGGAGATCCTCCAGCTGCTGGCGCTCGGGCTGGCCAACAAGCAGATCTCCAAGCGGCTGTTCATCAGCGAAGCGACGGTCAAGACCCACCTGGTGCACATCTACGACAAGCTCGGCGTGGACAGCCGGACGGCCGCGATCGCCTCGGGCCTGACGAGCGGTCTGATCCGGCCGGCCTGA
- a CDS encoding aminopeptidase P family protein, which produces MTTPRPLNTGSHDLPVSAALDAFMGTGWAPTQLPAEDRVPGYAAMPSRRARLAAAYPGERLIVPAGQLKVRSYDCDYRFRPHSAYAWLTGLTGEEQVGHVLVIEPNGEPVLYLRPRSPRGGGSPYGSEFYRDRRYGEFWVGRRPDLAEAEQLTGIRTAHLDDLEKLLTGAQPVTRLLGGADPVLEALLPTAVDTALAGTLSELRLVKDAWEVEQLQLSVDATTAGFEDVIRALPAAFRHGRGERWLEGTFNLRARAEGNGTGYETIVASGAHACVLHWIRNDGALDPSKLLLLDAGVEVDSLYTADITRTIPLSGTFSPVQRQVYELVLAAQEAGIATLRPGASFRDFHRAGMRVIAEGLADWGVLKISAEEALQEDSGLFRRYTLCSSGHMLGLDVHDCAKARAETYLDGVLEEGQVLTVEPGLYLQPDDETLPAELRGIGARVEDDLVITADGARLMSGALPRTVAGIEEWMGTLLG; this is translated from the coding sequence GTGACCACCCCCCGCCCGCTCAACACCGGCAGCCACGACCTGCCCGTCTCCGCCGCCCTGGACGCCTTCATGGGCACCGGCTGGGCCCCCACCCAGCTGCCGGCCGAGGACCGGGTGCCCGGCTACGCCGCGATGCCCTCCCGCCGGGCCCGGCTCGCCGCCGCCTACCCCGGCGAGCGGCTGATCGTCCCGGCCGGGCAGCTGAAGGTGCGCAGCTACGACTGCGACTACCGGTTCCGCCCGCACAGCGCGTACGCCTGGCTCACCGGCCTGACCGGCGAGGAGCAGGTCGGCCACGTGCTGGTGATCGAGCCGAACGGCGAGCCGGTGCTCTACCTGCGCCCGCGCTCCCCGCGCGGTGGCGGCAGCCCGTACGGGTCCGAGTTCTACCGGGACCGCCGCTACGGCGAGTTCTGGGTCGGCCGCCGCCCCGACCTGGCCGAGGCCGAGCAGCTCACCGGCATCCGCACCGCCCACCTGGACGACCTGGAGAAGCTGCTGACGGGTGCTCAGCCCGTCACCCGGCTGCTCGGCGGGGCCGACCCGGTGCTGGAGGCGCTGCTGCCCACCGCCGTCGACACCGCGCTCGCCGGCACCCTCTCCGAGCTGCGGCTGGTCAAGGACGCCTGGGAGGTCGAGCAGCTCCAGCTCTCCGTCGACGCCACCACGGCCGGCTTCGAGGACGTGATCCGCGCCCTGCCGGCCGCCTTCCGGCACGGCCGGGGCGAGCGCTGGCTGGAGGGCACCTTCAACCTGCGGGCCCGCGCCGAGGGCAACGGCACCGGCTACGAGACCATCGTCGCCTCCGGCGCGCACGCCTGCGTGCTGCACTGGATCCGCAACGACGGCGCCCTCGACCCCTCGAAGCTGCTGCTGCTGGACGCGGGCGTGGAGGTCGACTCGCTCTACACCGCCGACATCACCCGCACCATCCCACTCAGCGGCACCTTCTCCCCCGTCCAGCGCCAGGTCTACGAACTCGTGCTGGCCGCCCAGGAGGCGGGCATCGCCACCCTGCGCCCCGGCGCCAGCTTCCGGGACTTCCACCGGGCCGGCATGCGGGTGATCGCCGAGGGCCTGGCCGACTGGGGCGTGCTGAAGATCTCCGCCGAGGAGGCGCTCCAGGAGGACAGCGGCCTGTTCCGCCGCTACACCCTCTGCTCCAGCGGCCACATGCTCGGCCTGGACGTGCACGACTGCGCCAAGGCCCGCGCCGAGACCTACCTGGACGGCGTCCTGGAGGAGGGCCAGGTGCTCACCGTCGAGCCCGGCCTCTACCTCCAGCCCGACGACGAGACCCTCCCCGCCGAACTCCGCGGCATCGGCGCCCGGGTCGAGGACGACCTGGTCATCACCGCCGACGGCGCCCGCCTGATGTCCGGCGCCCTCCCCCGCACGGTCGCGGGCATCGAGGAGTGGATGGGCACCCTGCTCGGCTGA
- a CDS encoding sensor histidine kinase produces MTSTEPPGHAGNTPALRLMNLALHGLFLALLAVLVARGVADGGLGPGALLTAILLAAVYLSGGAFAPVRTTRLWAGLWLGAVLSLWIGLTLLHPEFCYLAFPLYFVCLHLMPVRWAVPAVGALTAVVVAAQAGTEGGLTTAKVLGPVAGAVVALLTAYGYAALYRESRERQRLIDDLVRARDELAATQREAGRLAERQRLAREIHDTLAQGLSSIVLLARSAESALPADPGAARERIAEVGRTASANLAEARRFVQALTPPALDGVTLTEALRRLADGQGVAFHLDGEPYPLPVEAEVALLRLTQEALANAARHAEAQAVAVTLTYLDDEVTLDVFDDGVGFDPLALPSGAGRRFGLHGMRERIAALGGRLTVESAPGEGTVVAVSLPLRTIETAEAVLTEAGAQ; encoded by the coding sequence GTGACCAGTACCGAACCGCCCGGCCACGCCGGGAACACGCCAGCGCTGCGGCTGATGAACCTCGCCCTGCACGGGCTGTTCCTGGCGCTGCTGGCGGTGCTGGTCGCCCGGGGCGTGGCCGACGGCGGGCTCGGGCCCGGCGCGCTGCTGACCGCGATACTGCTCGCGGCGGTCTACCTGAGCGGCGGCGCCTTCGCGCCGGTGCGCACCACCCGGCTGTGGGCCGGGCTCTGGCTCGGCGCGGTGCTCTCGCTGTGGATCGGCCTGACGCTGCTGCACCCCGAGTTCTGCTATCTCGCCTTCCCGCTGTACTTCGTCTGCCTGCACCTGATGCCGGTGCGCTGGGCCGTCCCGGCGGTGGGCGCGCTGACCGCGGTGGTGGTGGCCGCGCAGGCGGGCACCGAGGGCGGGCTGACCACCGCGAAGGTGCTCGGTCCGGTGGCGGGCGCGGTGGTCGCGCTGCTCACCGCGTACGGGTACGCCGCGCTGTACCGGGAGAGCCGGGAGCGGCAGCGGCTGATCGACGACCTGGTCCGGGCCAGGGACGAGCTGGCCGCGACCCAGCGCGAGGCGGGCCGGCTGGCGGAGCGTCAGCGGCTGGCCCGGGAGATCCACGACACCCTGGCGCAGGGGCTGTCCAGCATCGTGCTGCTGGCCCGCTCGGCGGAGTCCGCGCTGCCGGCCGACCCTGGTGCGGCCCGGGAGCGGATCGCCGAGGTGGGGCGGACGGCCTCGGCCAACCTGGCGGAGGCCCGCCGGTTCGTCCAGGCGCTCACGCCGCCCGCGCTGGACGGGGTGACCCTGACCGAGGCGCTGCGGCGGCTGGCGGACGGGCAGGGCGTGGCGTTCCACCTGGACGGCGAGCCGTACCCGCTGCCGGTGGAGGCGGAGGTCGCGCTGCTGAGGCTGACCCAGGAGGCGCTGGCCAACGCGGCCCGGCACGCGGAGGCGCAGGCGGTGGCTGTGACGCTGACCTATCTGGACGACGAGGTGACCCTGGACGTCTTCGACGACGGGGTGGGCTTCGACCCGCTCGCGCTGCCCTCGGGTGCGGGACGGCGGTTCGGCCTGCACGGGATGCGGGAGCGGATCGCGGCGCTGGGCGGCCGGCTGACGGTGGAGTCGGCGCCGGGCGAGGGGACGGTGGTGGCGGTCTCGCTGCCGCTGCGGACGATCGAGACGGCCGAGGCCGTGCTGACGGAGGCTGGTGCGCAGTGA
- a CDS encoding ABC transporter permease, whose translation MFVALRDIRFAKGRFALMGAVVTLITTLVVFLYGLTGGLASAASSTIAELPADHIVFGAPAGATPTVSFSSSTVSPAQAAAIKAAPGVSAVQPLGISMTRLTASDSAASVSVVGAPAGLLPPLESGAAPTDGQIAVGADTAAEYHLTVGEQVKVGPRTVTVSGLTAERSYGHAPTVWTTVATWEQVSSQSQPTALALTTSGADLSALDAAQGTETVSLGDSLAGINGYSAEQGSLQMIQGFLFAVSALVVGAFFTVWTVQRKPDIAVLKAVGASSGYLVRDALAQAAAVLLGGALLGGTIGGVGGLLAAATVPFDVSPASVGVPVAVMVLLGLLGAALAVRRITSVDPLAALGANR comes from the coding sequence GTGTTCGTCGCACTCCGTGACATCCGCTTCGCCAAGGGGCGGTTCGCCCTGATGGGGGCGGTGGTCACCTTGATAACCACACTGGTCGTCTTCCTCTACGGCCTGACCGGCGGGCTGGCCTCGGCCGCCTCCTCCACCATCGCCGAGCTGCCCGCCGACCACATCGTCTTCGGCGCCCCCGCCGGGGCCACCCCGACCGTCTCGTTCAGCAGCAGTACGGTCTCGCCCGCCCAGGCCGCCGCGATCAAAGCTGCACCGGGCGTCTCCGCCGTGCAGCCGCTGGGCATCTCGATGACCCGGCTGACCGCCAGCGACTCGGCCGCCTCGGTCAGCGTGGTCGGGGCCCCGGCCGGGCTGCTGCCCCCGCTGGAGTCCGGCGCCGCCCCGACGGACGGTCAGATCGCGGTCGGTGCCGACACCGCCGCCGAGTACCACCTGACGGTGGGTGAGCAGGTCAAGGTCGGCCCGCGCACGGTCACCGTCTCCGGCCTGACCGCCGAGCGTTCGTACGGCCACGCCCCGACGGTGTGGACCACGGTCGCCACCTGGGAGCAGGTCAGCAGCCAGAGCCAGCCGACCGCGCTCGCTCTCACCACCTCCGGGGCCGACCTGTCCGCCCTCGACGCGGCACAGGGCACCGAGACCGTCTCGCTCGGCGACTCGCTGGCCGGCATCAACGGGTACTCCGCCGAGCAGGGCAGCCTGCAGATGATCCAGGGCTTCCTGTTCGCGGTCAGCGCGCTGGTGGTCGGGGCCTTCTTCACGGTCTGGACGGTCCAGCGCAAGCCCGACATCGCGGTGCTCAAGGCGGTCGGCGCGAGCAGCGGCTACCTGGTGCGGGACGCGCTGGCGCAGGCCGCCGCCGTGCTGCTCGGCGGGGCACTGCTGGGCGGCACGATCGGCGGGGTGGGCGGGCTGCTGGCCGCCGCCACCGTCCCGTTCGACGTCAGCCCGGCGAGTGTGGGCGTCCCGGTCGCGGTGATGGTCCTGCTCGGCCTGCTGGGCGCCGCGCTCGCCGTCCGCCGCATCACCTCCGTCGACCCGCTGGCCGCGCTTGGAGCCAACCGATGA
- a CDS encoding proline racemase family protein: MSALTPVHTVDYHTAGEPFRIVTAGLPPIPGDTVAERRAIALGAGGTATDPRPSALDDIRRLLTREPRGHAGMYGGFVVPADDSEAHFGVLFWHKDGYSTACGHGTIALGAWAVDSGLVAAPADGTARVRIDVPSGRVSAAVHRSGGRTTAVTFRNVPTAVTARKLAVPTSRGTVAVDLAHSGACYASVRAADLGLTVDTAALPELTALGREIRAALADEPATRHPSDPLLSGVYGVILYEELPDTPSGPSQRNVTVFADGQIDRSPCGSGSSARLALLAADGRLTAGEELRHESIIGSVFTGRLAGQHRDGWITEVTGTAHRTGEHRFLLDPDDSLGTGFLL; the protein is encoded by the coding sequence ATGAGCGCGCTGACGCCGGTCCACACGGTCGACTACCACACCGCCGGTGAGCCGTTCCGGATCGTCACCGCCGGGCTGCCGCCGATCCCCGGCGACACCGTCGCCGAGCGCCGCGCCATCGCGCTCGGCGCGGGCGGCACCGCGACCGACCCGCGCCCCAGCGCGCTGGACGACATCCGCCGGCTGCTCACCCGCGAGCCGCGCGGCCATGCCGGGATGTACGGCGGCTTCGTGGTCCCGGCCGACGACAGCGAGGCGCACTTCGGGGTGCTGTTCTGGCACAAGGACGGCTACTCCACCGCCTGCGGCCACGGCACCATCGCGCTCGGCGCCTGGGCGGTCGACTCCGGCCTGGTGGCCGCCCCGGCCGACGGCACCGCCCGGGTCCGGATCGACGTACCGTCAGGCCGGGTGAGCGCCGCCGTGCACCGCAGCGGCGGCCGGACCACCGCCGTCACCTTCCGGAACGTGCCCACCGCCGTCACCGCCCGCAAGCTCGCCGTGCCGACCTCGCGCGGCACGGTCGCGGTCGACCTGGCGCACTCCGGCGCCTGCTACGCCTCCGTCCGGGCCGCCGACCTAGGGCTCACCGTCGACACCGCCGCGCTGCCCGAACTCACCGCCCTGGGCCGGGAGATCAGGGCCGCACTGGCCGACGAGCCCGCCACCCGGCACCCCTCGGACCCGCTGCTCTCCGGCGTCTACGGCGTGATCCTGTACGAGGAGCTGCCGGACACCCCGTCAGGCCCCAGCCAGCGCAACGTCACCGTCTTCGCCGACGGCCAGATCGACCGCTCCCCGTGCGGCTCCGGCAGCTCCGCCCGGCTGGCCCTGCTGGCCGCCGACGGCCGCCTGACGGCGGGTGAGGAACTGCGGCACGAGTCGATCATCGGTAGCGTGTTCACCGGACGGCTCGCCGGGCAGCACCGCGACGGCTGGATCACCGAGGTCACCGGCACCGCCCACCGCACGGGCGAGCACCGTTTCCTGCTCGACCCGGATGACTCTCTCGGGACGGGGTTCCTGCTCTGA
- a CDS encoding ornithine cyclodeaminase family protein, which produces MTITQLPLTLTPGQAVDALAAVLLKGLDPEECPARSNIPVPAGELLLMPAADSAYAGVKIAGVVPANAARGLPRITGSYLLLDGPTLQPLALLDGIALTSLRTPAVTALALRQLAAPDASHLVLFGSGPQAYAHLDALLAIRPLTRVTVVGRSAEPVVALVTYAQGLGLDAVAGDAGAVAEADLVVCCTTAREPLFDGALVPDHAAVAAVGSHEPTAREVDTLLVDRAALYVEARSVALREAGDLLIPGVAGSRLANLSELVNGKAVVPTDRPRFFKSVGMAWQDLAVAAAQYESDTSA; this is translated from the coding sequence ATGACGATCACTCAGCTGCCGCTCACCCTCACCCCCGGCCAGGCCGTCGACGCGCTGGCCGCCGTGCTGCTCAAGGGTCTCGACCCGGAGGAGTGCCCGGCCCGCAGCAACATCCCGGTCCCGGCGGGCGAGCTGCTGCTGATGCCGGCCGCCGACAGCGCCTACGCGGGGGTGAAGATCGCGGGCGTGGTCCCGGCCAACGCGGCCCGCGGCCTGCCCCGGATCACCGGCAGCTACCTGCTGCTGGACGGTCCCACCCTGCAGCCGCTCGCGCTGCTCGACGGCATCGCGCTCACCTCGCTGCGCACCCCGGCGGTCACCGCGCTGGCGCTGCGCCAGCTGGCCGCGCCGGACGCTTCGCACCTGGTGCTGTTCGGCTCCGGGCCGCAGGCGTACGCGCACCTGGACGCGCTGCTGGCGATCCGGCCGCTGACCCGGGTCACCGTGGTCGGCCGGTCGGCCGAGCCGGTGGTCGCCCTGGTGACGTACGCCCAGGGGCTCGGCCTCGACGCGGTGGCGGGTGACGCCGGGGCGGTGGCCGAGGCCGATCTGGTGGTCTGCTGCACCACGGCGCGGGAGCCGTTGTTCGACGGCGCACTGGTGCCGGACCACGCGGCGGTGGCGGCGGTGGGCTCGCACGAGCCGACCGCCCGCGAGGTCGACACGCTGCTGGTGGACCGGGCGGCACTGTATGTGGAGGCGCGTTCGGTCGCGCTTCGGGAGGCGGGCGACCTGCTGATTCCTGGTGTGGCTGGATCCAGGCTTGCTAACCTGTCAGAACTGGTCAACGGCAAGGCAGTTGTGCCCACGGATCGCCCGCGCTTCTTCAAGAGCGTCGGGATGGCCTGGCAGGACCTCGCGGTGGCGGCGGCACAGTACGAGTCGGACACATCTGCCTGA
- a CDS encoding GntR family transcriptional regulator: MADLKPRALISVQERLRDQVAHALRAALISGELRPGVVYSAPALAADFGVSATPVREAMLDLAREGLVEAVRNKGFRVTELTERDLDDYTEIRALIEVPTVGRVTRTADRDQLEALRPEAHAIVAAARKHDLIGYLEADRQFHLSLLGLAGNARLVEVVGDLRKRSRLYGLNRLDQRGELVSSAEEHLTLLDLMIAGDAEAAETCMAEHLGHVRSLWAAGAEAAAAEQPALRLGAR; the protein is encoded by the coding sequence ATGGCGGACCTCAAGCCCCGCGCCCTCATCTCCGTCCAGGAGCGCCTGCGCGACCAGGTCGCCCACGCCCTGCGGGCCGCCCTGATCTCCGGCGAGCTCCGCCCCGGCGTCGTCTACTCGGCGCCCGCGCTGGCCGCTGACTTCGGCGTCTCCGCCACCCCGGTCCGGGAGGCGATGCTCGACCTGGCCCGGGAGGGTCTGGTCGAGGCGGTCCGCAACAAGGGTTTCCGGGTCACCGAGCTGACCGAGCGCGACCTCGACGACTACACCGAGATCCGCGCCCTGATCGAGGTCCCCACCGTCGGCCGGGTCACCCGCACCGCCGACCGGGACCAGCTCGAGGCGCTCCGCCCCGAGGCGCACGCCATCGTCGCGGCCGCCCGCAAGCACGACCTGATCGGCTACCTGGAGGCGGACCGTCAGTTCCACCTCTCGCTGCTCGGCCTGGCCGGCAACGCCCGGCTGGTCGAGGTGGTCGGCGACCTCCGCAAGCGCTCCCGCCTCTACGGCCTCAACCGGCTGGACCAGCGCGGCGAGCTGGTCTCCTCCGCCGAGGAACACCTCACCCTGCTCGACCTGATGATCGCGGGCGACGCCGAAGCCGCCGAGACCTGCATGGCCGAACACCTCGGCCACGTCCGCTCGCTCTGGGCGGCCGGCGCGGAGGCCGCGGCGGCCGAGCAGCCGGCCCTGCGCCTCGGCGCCCGCTGA
- a CDS encoding ABC transporter ATP-binding protein yields the protein MTTTTVQCTRTGLALRDVTLTYPDGEARLTALDRVSLTVAPGEFTAVAGPSGSGKSSLLAVAATLLRPDSGSVLIDGQEVGALSEKARSALRRERLGIVFQQSNLLASLTAVEQLLVLESVRGGKPRAARERAEALLASVGLDASKQRRRPHQLSGGERQRVNIARALFGEPSVLLVDEPTSALDHERGAQIVDLLATITRDHGTATVMVTHDRDLLDRVDRVLAMHDGRLV from the coding sequence ATGACCACCACCACCGTCCAGTGCACCCGGACCGGCCTCGCCCTGCGCGACGTCACCCTCACCTACCCCGACGGCGAGGCCCGGCTGACCGCCCTCGACCGGGTCTCCCTCACCGTCGCGCCCGGCGAGTTCACCGCCGTGGCCGGGCCCTCCGGCTCCGGCAAGTCCTCCCTGCTGGCAGTGGCCGCCACCCTGCTCCGACCGGACAGCGGCTCGGTGCTGATCGACGGTCAGGAGGTCGGCGCGCTCAGCGAGAAGGCCCGCTCGGCCCTGCGCCGGGAGCGGCTCGGCATCGTCTTCCAGCAGTCCAACCTGCTCGCCTCGCTGACAGCGGTGGAGCAGCTCCTGGTGCTCGAGTCCGTCCGCGGCGGCAAGCCCCGCGCCGCCCGCGAGCGGGCCGAGGCCCTGCTCGCCTCAGTCGGCCTGGACGCCTCCAAGCAACGCCGCCGCCCCCACCAGCTCTCCGGCGGCGAACGCCAGCGGGTCAACATCGCCCGCGCTCTCTTCGGCGAACCGTCCGTCCTCCTGGTCGACGAACCCACCTCGGCCCTGGACCACGAACGCGGCGCCCAGATCGTCGACCTCCTCGCCACCATCACCCGCGACCACGGCACCGCCACCGTCATGGTCACCCACGACCGCGACCTCCTGGACCGCGTCGACCGGGTCCTGGCGATGCACGACGGCCGGCTGGTCTAG
- a CDS encoding TetR/AcrR family transcriptional regulator, whose product MSGTAFPRPRVGRPRAAGPSSSELSAREQLLAAAAALFTRNGYAATTTRAVAELAGLRQASMYHYFAHKEDLLATLLEGTVAPSLAFGRRLLADPGLDPAAALWLLARYDAELLFGGLYNLGALYQLPEVRGERFTDFRRTRAELRGVYGELLGRLAPAPDPASDLELRTDLLLGLVEGGVAAAREDPARTGAEVAPAVADAALRLAGCGAGRIALARTADLAGASR is encoded by the coding sequence GTGTCAGGTACCGCGTTCCCGAGGCCCCGGGTGGGGCGGCCGCGTGCCGCCGGGCCGTCGAGCAGCGAACTGTCGGCCCGGGAGCAGCTGTTGGCGGCCGCCGCCGCGCTGTTCACCCGGAACGGGTACGCCGCGACCACCACCCGGGCGGTGGCCGAGCTGGCGGGGCTGCGGCAGGCGTCGATGTACCACTACTTCGCCCACAAGGAGGACCTGCTCGCCACCCTGCTGGAGGGCACCGTCGCACCTTCGCTGGCGTTCGGCCGGCGGCTGCTCGCCGACCCCGGGCTCGACCCGGCCGCCGCGCTGTGGCTGCTGGCCAGGTACGACGCGGAGCTGCTGTTCGGCGGGCTGTACAACCTCGGCGCGCTCTACCAGCTGCCGGAGGTGCGGGGCGAGCGGTTCACCGACTTCCGCCGGACCAGGGCGGAGCTGCGGGGCGTCTACGGCGAGCTGCTGGGCCGGCTGGCACCGGCACCTGACCCGGCGTCGGACCTGGAGCTGCGGACCGACCTGCTGCTCGGCCTGGTCGAGGGCGGGGTGGCCGCGGCCCGGGAGGATCCGGCCCGCACCGGCGCCGAGGTGGCCCCCGCGGTGGCCGACGCGGCCCTGCGGCTGGCGGGCTGCGGCGCCGGGCGGATCGCCCTGGCCCGTACCGCCGACCTCGCCGGAGCGTCCCGGTGA